The following proteins come from a genomic window of Rutidosis leptorrhynchoides isolate AG116_Rl617_1_P2 chromosome 10, CSIRO_AGI_Rlap_v1, whole genome shotgun sequence:
- the LOC139870652 gene encoding uncharacterized protein, translated as MASLDYVAIKAFWGNFHFKVAASSARGRSGGIVTIWDPRVFTSTRVISFDNVLVVQGHFANRSSVSYIFNVYAPQSLVLKKRLWLFIISFMASNEGGYLIFGDFNYVRTTSERMGTGFCNRTSEAFNNFIEEGNLVDIPLGGRAYTRANKSFTKRAKLDRFLASNGFLNSFPNLVGSILTNLWSDHCPILFAMSCWNNTETYLSSNPQIRFKDKLKRVKGALKEWNISLRSQAMSDRISLVNQIKGIDDELQLVTDPISLASSRSEILKDLTLIESAEASNMAQKNRKLAISLGDENTSFFTLQSIENEKCFKLTRSKKQCGRVVVTKPRGPTVSLLDSLNTFGKRLNMISSVCPKQTAFIKGHQILDCPLIINELVEWCKKRKKKALFFKVDFDKAFDSIHWEYILTMLSNVGFGPKWVSWIRACLSSSCASVLINGSPSAEFTIGRGLRQGDPLSPLLFIIGMEGLTAALKDALDASLYKGLRVGDPNHGELVSHCIYADDALFVGEWDDTNATNLVTILGCFFLVSGLKVDLLKSNLFGVGVHSQEVARLAAIMGCSNSALPFHFLGLPVGLNMSRIANWDPIISKIKKRLASWKTNMISFGGSLTLIKSVLGGLGTYYISLFKAPCKVIHTMESLRAVFFFGRLLVNYNALWARVITLIHEIKSSDMSYSKRFSSGTWAAICKCVAAIHDKNMIPPSLMHIKLGNGSLSSFCLLAPIILSREKDIWVWDGSSSNIFSVSDARCQIDSHNLAPPSRKTDWFTTFPPKINIFIWHLKMQRLATKENLEKKGNILSNSACALCDLHADTDHHIFVTCNISRQIWVYIGSWVNMHIPCWASMEELWTWFDGLQIQGKKRLVLRSIWYSTLWNMWRLRNSYTFNDAAFRKSHVLDNIIVSSFFGCSLDIKNIKLIGPCGCKTLWTLCNFLFSFPGALLVGNKFLLLF; from the exons ATGGCGTCTCTCGATTATGTTGCCATTAAGGCGTTTTGGGGAAATTTTCATTTCAAAGTTGCTGCTTCTAGTGCCCGTGGTCGTTCAGGTGGGATTGTTACTATCTGGGACCCCCGAGTGTTTACTAGTACACGTGTTATTTCTTTTGACAATGTGCTTGTTGTGCAAGGTCATTTCGCTAATCGCTCCTCTGTTTCGTACATTTTCAACGTTTACGCTCCTCAATCGCTTGTATTAAAGAAACGTTTATGGTTGTTCATTATTTCTTTCATGGCTTCGAATGAAGGCGGTTACCTTATTTTTGGCGATTTTAACTATGTTAGAACCACGTCTGAGAGAATGGGTACTGGATTTTGTAATCGAACATCTGAGGCTTTTAATAATTTTATTGAAGAGGGGAATCTTGTGGATATTCCTCTTGGTGGAAGAGCGTACACTCGAGCTAACAAGTCGTTTACTAAGAGAGCAAAACTGGACCGATTTCTTGCTTCTAATGGGTTCTTAAATTCTTTCCCAAATTTGGTTGGTTCCATCCTCACTAACCTTTGGTCGGATCATTGTCCTATTCTCTTCGCAATGAG TTGCTGGAATAACACCGAGACATATCTCAGCTCAAATCCTCAAATACGTTTTAAAGACAAACTAAAACGGGTTAAGGGTGCCTTGAAAGAGTGGAATATTTCCCTGAGATCGCAGGCTATGTCTGATCGAATCTCCCTCGTTAATCAGATAAAAGGTATTGACGACGAGCTGCAGTTGGTCACTGACCCGATTTCCTTAGCGAGTTCTCGTTCTGAAATCCTTAAAGATCTGACCTTGATCGAGTCGGCTGAAGCTTCGAATATGGCACAAAAAAATAGAAAGTTGGCTATTAGCTTGGGTGACGAGAATACTTCTTTTTTCACACTTCAATCAATAGAAAACGAAAAATGCTTCAAGTTAACG AGATCAAAGAAGCAGTGTGGTCGTGTGGTTGTAACAAAGCCCCGGGGCCCGACGGTTTCTCTTTTAGATTCGTTAAACACTTTTGGGAAACGATTAAACATGATATCTTCTGTATG CCCGAAACAAACGGCATTCATAAAAGGCCATCAAATTCTTGACTGTCCGTTAATCATTAATGAGTTGGTGGAATGGtgcaagaagagaaaaaaaaaagctCTTTTCTTCAAGGTCGATTTTGACAAGGCCTTCGATTCGATTCATTGGGAGTATATTCTTACTATGCTCTCAAACGTGGGGTTTGGTCCGAAGTGGGTCAGTTGGATTCGCGCATGTCTTTCTTCGTCTTGTGCCTCCGTGCTTATAAATGGTAGCCCTTCTGCTGAGTTCACCATCGGTCGTGGTCTACGACAAGGAGACCCGTTATCTCCGCTTTTATTCATCATTGGTATGGAAGGTCTCACCGCTGCCTTAAAAGATGCTTTAGATGCTTCGTTGTATAAAGGGCTAAGGGTTGGCGATCCTAACCATGGTGAACTAGTCTCTCATTGTATTTATGCCGATGATGCTTTGTTTGTAGGCGAATGGGATGATACAAATGCCACGAACCTGGTTACTATTCTTGGTTGTTTCTTTTTGGTGTCTGGTTTAAAAGTCGACCTCCTTAAGTCGAATTTGTTTGGTGTTGGAGTTCATTCGCAGGAAGTTGCTCGATTAGCTGCCATTATGGGTTGCTCCAATTCAGCCTTACCTTTCCATTTTCTTGGCCTTCCGGTCGGTCTTAACATGTCTAGAATCGCCAATTGGGACCCGATCATTTCTAAGATAAAGAAGCGACTTGCATCTTGGAAGACGAATATGATTTCTTTTGGTGGTAGTCTCACTTTGATCAAGTCTGTTCTTGGGGGTCTCGGCACTTACTATATTTCTTTGTTCAAGGCTCCTTGCAAGGTTATTCATACCATGGAATCTTTACGAGCGGTTTTTTTTTTTGGGAG ATTACTTGTGAACTATAATGCTTTGTGGGCTAGAGTTATTACATTGATTCATGAGATCAAATCCAGTGACATGAGTTATTCAAAGCGTTTTTCTTCAGGTACTTGGGCTGCCATTTGCAAATGTGTTGCTGCGATTCATGATAAAAACATGATTCCTCCTTCTCTAATGCATATCAAGCTTGGAAATGGTTCTCTTTCTAGTTTCTG TCTTCTAGCTCCCATTATCTTATCAAGGGAGAAAGATATCTGGGTTTGGGATGGTTCCAGCTCTAATATTTTCTCTGTATCTGATGCAAGGTGCCAAATTGATTCGCATAACTTAGCCCCTCCCTCACGCAAAACTGATTGGTTCACGACGTTTCCtccaaagattaatatttttatctgGCACTTAAAGATGCAACGTCTTGCAACAAAAGAAAATCTGGAGAAAAAAGGCAACATTCTCTCCAATTCGGCTTGTGCTCTTTGTGATCTTCATGCGGATACTGATCATCATATTTTTGTTACTTGCAACATTAGTAGACAAATATGGGTTTATATTGGTTCATGGGTAAATATGCACATTCCTTGTTGGGCTTCGATGGAAGAATTGTGGACTTGGTTTGATGGCTTGCAGattcaaggaaagaaacgtttgGTTCTAAGAAGCATTTGGTATTCGACTCTCTGGAACATGTGGCGGCTCCGGAACAGCTATACCTTCAACGATGCGGCTTTCAGAAAATCTCATGTTTTGGATAACATTATTGTTTCTTCTTTTTTTGGTTGTTCTCTAGATATAAAAAACATAAAGTTAATTGGTCCTTGTGGTTGCAAAACCCTTTGGACTCTTTGTAATTTTTTGTTTTCTTTCCCGGGCGCTTTGCTTGTGGGTAATAAATTTCTTCTgctgttctaa